Part of the Actinomyces howellii genome, TCGAGGCCGAGGACGGCGCGGTGGCCATCGAGCACGTCAACGCGGCGGGCGCCTCCGGCGGGGCCGCCATCGACCTCGTCCTGCTCGACCTCATGCTGCCCCGGGTCTCGGGCTCCGAGGTCTGCCGCCGCATCCGCGCACGCTCCCAGGTGCCGGTCATCATGCTCACGGCCAAGGACTCCGAGGTCGACAAGATCGTCGGCCTCGAGATCGGCGCGGACGACTACGTGACCAAGCCCTACTCCTACCGCGAGCTCGTGGCCCGTGTCCACGCCGTCCTGCGTCGCAGCCGGGACGAGGCCCCGTCCCAGCCGGTGCTCAGCGTGGGCAGGGTGACCATGGACGTCGAACGTCACGAGGTCCGTGTCGAGGACCGG contains:
- a CDS encoding response regulator transcription factor, which codes for MTRILLVEDEENFREPLAFNLRRDGFEVIEAEDGAVAIEHVNAAGASGGAAIDLVLLDLMLPRVSGSEVCRRIRARSQVPVIMLTAKDSEVDKIVGLEIGADDYVTKPYSYRELVARVHAVLRRSRDEAPSQPVLSVGRVTMDVERHEVRVEDRAVSMPLREFELLELFLRNPDRVLTRGQIIDRVWGADYVGDTKTLDVHVKRIRAKIEVEPGSPTMLVTVRGLGYKLVSG